A window of the Thermodesulforhabdus norvegica genome harbors these coding sequences:
- a CDS encoding YggS family pyridoxal phosphate-dependent enzyme, with protein MGGIKENLRLVRERVARACERSNRSPDEIVIIGVTKTFDASVVKEAVEAGITHIGENYVQEARSKKEILGNIPVTWHMIGHLQSNKAKQAVQIFDWIHTLDRLSLAEKLNRLVSQQKDKPLPVLLQVKVGQEDTKSGIAPDELFRLYDEVSQMEGLQIRGLMTIPPYFENPEDVRPYFRQLADLLKRLKDRSDRPELLTELSMGMSHDFEVAIEEGATMIRVGTAIFGERPSCRR; from the coding sequence ATGGGCGGTATCAAGGAAAATCTCCGGCTGGTGAGGGAAAGAGTGGCAAGGGCCTGCGAGCGATCGAATCGATCTCCCGATGAAATCGTCATTATCGGCGTAACCAAAACCTTTGATGCATCTGTCGTAAAAGAGGCAGTCGAAGCGGGAATAACCCACATCGGCGAAAATTACGTTCAGGAGGCAAGGTCGAAAAAAGAAATCCTTGGGAATATTCCCGTTACGTGGCACATGATAGGGCATCTTCAGTCCAACAAGGCCAAACAGGCGGTGCAGATCTTCGACTGGATTCATACCCTGGACAGATTGAGCCTGGCGGAAAAGTTAAACCGGCTTGTTTCGCAACAAAAGGATAAGCCTCTGCCGGTGCTTCTTCAGGTAAAGGTCGGGCAGGAAGATACCAAAAGCGGGATAGCCCCCGACGAGCTGTTTCGGCTCTACGATGAGGTGTCTCAGATGGAGGGTCTTCAGATACGAGGGCTTATGACCATTCCTCCTTATTTTGAAAACCCGGAAGATGTTCGTCCGTACTTCAGGCAGCTTGCGGATCTTCTTAAAAGGCTCAAAGACAGATCCGATAGGCCCGAGCTACTTACCGAGCTTTCCATGGGCATGAGCCACGACTTCGAAGTGGCCATTGAAGAAGGGGCTACCATGATCCGTGTGGGTACCGCTATTTTTGGAGAACGCCCGTCCTGCCGGAGATGA
- a CDS encoding methylated-DNA--[protein]-cysteine S-methyltransferase, translating into MSNSELCTLYLKSPMGFLKVVVSESEIFSIQWTEKPQETRFELPDRFEGLFNGIRSQFEEYWSGSRRVFSLPCNFHWASPFLRDVWQALMRIPYGTTCTYGDVARSVGRPGAARAVGTACARNPFVIVVPCHRVVRHDGSIGNYSAPGGSNLKEALINFERSNVRE; encoded by the coding sequence ATGAGCAATTCCGAACTGTGCACCCTTTATCTGAAAAGCCCCATGGGATTTTTAAAGGTGGTGGTAAGCGAAAGTGAGATTTTCAGCATTCAGTGGACCGAAAAACCCCAGGAGACCCGATTCGAACTTCCTGACCGTTTTGAGGGGCTGTTTAACGGGATAAGGTCCCAATTCGAGGAGTACTGGTCGGGAAGCCGCAGGGTTTTCAGCCTTCCTTGCAACTTCCATTGGGCCTCGCCTTTTTTACGAGATGTATGGCAGGCCCTTATGAGAATTCCCTATGGAACTACCTGTACCTACGGCGATGTGGCACGCTCTGTGGGACGACCCGGGGCAGCACGTGCAGTGGGTACCGCCTGTGCCCGCAATCCTTTTGTTATAGTTGTTCCCTGCCACCGTGTGGTTCGCCATGACGGATCCATAGGAAATTACTCGGCTCCGGGTGGCAGCAACCTGAAGGAGGCTCTGATAAACTTCGAAAGGTCGAATGTAAGGGAGTGA
- the rlmB gene encoding 23S rRNA (guanosine(2251)-2'-O)-methyltransferase RlmB, which translates to MKYLWISGIHPVEEALKLNPEAVVEVLVAREGSVIEAIVEDSRRLNIPVKKVSPQSLHKITGYKNHQGVAARLESFHYTDLDDFLERVPEKPGLLILDCIQDPQNFGSILRSAAFFGINGIVLPEYRSVSVTPAVAKVAAGALGRVPVIRVKNLSRAVTALKEKEILVIGLDAHTECSIYDLDLTVGVAFVIGNEHSGLRRKTRESCDTLATIPRGGPMESLNAAVSAAVACAELRRQRLISGRTGVLQK; encoded by the coding sequence ATGAAGTACCTGTGGATCTCGGGCATTCATCCCGTTGAGGAAGCTTTAAAACTAAACCCCGAGGCCGTAGTCGAAGTCTTAGTTGCCCGGGAAGGTTCCGTCATAGAAGCTATTGTTGAAGATTCACGGCGGCTGAACATTCCCGTAAAGAAGGTATCTCCACAATCACTTCACAAAATCACAGGTTATAAGAATCATCAGGGAGTGGCAGCACGTCTTGAGTCTTTCCACTATACCGATCTGGACGACTTCCTGGAAAGGGTTCCTGAAAAACCCGGATTGCTTATCCTGGACTGCATACAGGATCCTCAGAACTTCGGATCCATACTGCGAAGCGCCGCTTTTTTCGGCATAAACGGAATCGTCCTGCCCGAATACCGATCCGTTTCCGTCACCCCTGCCGTTGCAAAAGTCGCCGCAGGGGCTCTGGGCAGAGTCCCCGTTATTCGCGTAAAAAACCTTTCCAGAGCCGTTACTGCTCTGAAAGAAAAAGAAATCCTGGTAATAGGACTGGATGCCCATACCGAATGTTCAATATACGATCTTGACCTCACGGTGGGTGTGGCCTTCGTTATCGGAAACGAACACTCAGGGCTCAGACGAAAAACCAGAGAAAGCTGTGACACTCTTGCGACCATACCCCGGGGTGGTCCCATGGAGTCTTTAAACGCCGCCGTTTCGGCGGCCGTGGCCTGTGCAGAGCTTCGAAGACAAAGGCTCATCTCCGGCAGGACGGGCGTTCTCCAAAAATAG